Proteins co-encoded in one Lentisphaera araneosa HTCC2155 genomic window:
- a CDS encoding sel1 repeat family protein gives MKKLIIALLFTLFCSCSFFEEEEDPYEDMTQEEEFAARNKQVFDKQPDKEREEYLKNMRTAQGSGQIQKDEEVTDYALVTRKMSRQQYERTLAQAELGDEDACYRMAMIHKYGYYGPRPNMALAKKWLKNAADLGSIKARHQLRHLERKY, from the coding sequence ATGAAAAAATTAATTATTGCACTCCTTTTTACTTTATTTTGTTCCTGTTCTTTCTTTGAGGAGGAGGAAGATCCCTACGAAGATATGACTCAAGAAGAGGAATTTGCAGCTCGAAATAAGCAAGTCTTTGATAAGCAGCCAGACAAGGAACGAGAAGAGTATTTGAAGAATATGCGAACTGCGCAAGGTAGTGGTCAAATTCAGAAAGATGAAGAGGTGACGGATTATGCACTCGTAACTCGTAAAATGAGTCGTCAGCAATACGAAAGAACTCTTGCTCAGGCTGAGTTGGGAGATGAAGATGCTTGTTACCGCATGGCAATGATCCACAAGTATGGATACTATGGACCTAGACCCAATATGGCTCTTGCTAAAAAATGGCTTAAAAATGCAGCTGATCTTGGCTCGATTAAAGCTCGACATCAGTTGAGACACTTAGAAAGAAAGTACTAG
- a CDS encoding prenyltransferase/squalene oxidase repeat-containing protein: MRNKFIYLLILLSCVSLSARETTVPISADLSQSLNRGLKYLASTQQEDGSWNGNHGRNVGETSLCLMAFMSMGNLPAEGEYGHVVGKGVNWVVDQAKPNGLIQYSNQEKQAAVMYGHALATLMLSEAWGQSRNQEIGKVLRNAVKLILEVQGKKGGWGYKSIPEDGDTSVMVMQIIALKSAQDAGIYVPQKTIQKALSLIKTRFNEARKMYGYTTTKVSKNNYGSSAAGTCIMFICGEKEKKYTEEAVNSLLTIMRNDPKKQKVGHIPYFLYYASVASYNQGGDAYREWAKLLEKYLIREQKSKGEWGSYYQTAFCILGASLPYQYIPVYQK, encoded by the coding sequence ATGAGAAATAAATTTATTTATCTACTGATACTTTTATCCTGCGTCTCCTTATCTGCACGCGAAACCACAGTACCCATTTCAGCTGATTTGAGCCAAAGTCTAAATCGCGGACTAAAATATCTGGCTTCAACCCAGCAAGAAGATGGTTCGTGGAACGGAAACCACGGCCGCAATGTTGGCGAGACCTCGCTGTGTCTCATGGCTTTTATGTCCATGGGCAATCTTCCCGCTGAAGGCGAGTATGGTCATGTAGTCGGCAAAGGTGTTAACTGGGTTGTGGATCAGGCTAAGCCAAATGGTCTCATTCAGTACTCGAATCAGGAAAAGCAGGCTGCAGTGATGTACGGCCATGCTTTGGCAACATTGATGCTTTCGGAAGCTTGGGGGCAAAGTCGAAATCAGGAAATTGGTAAAGTCCTTCGCAATGCAGTGAAACTCATCCTTGAAGTACAGGGCAAAAAAGGTGGCTGGGGCTACAAGTCAATCCCTGAAGACGGCGATACCTCAGTCATGGTTATGCAGATTATTGCCCTTAAATCCGCCCAGGATGCGGGTATTTATGTTCCGCAAAAAACAATTCAGAAAGCATTATCTTTAATTAAAACGCGTTTTAACGAAGCGCGAAAGATGTATGGTTATACGACGACAAAAGTCAGTAAGAATAATTACGGCTCCAGTGCCGCGGGAACCTGCATCATGTTTATCTGTGGAGAAAAAGAAAAGAAGTACACTGAAGAGGCTGTAAATTCACTCTTAACGATTATGCGCAACGATCCAAAGAAACAAAAAGTAGGGCATATTCCTTACTTTCTTTATTATGCTTCAGTTGCATCTTACAATCAGGGTGGAGATGCCTATCGTGAATGGGCCAAACTTTTGGAAAAATATTTAATTCGTGAACAGAAAAGCAAAGGCGAATGGGGCTCTTATTATCAGACGGCTTTCTGTATTTTAGGAGCAAGTTTGCCTTATCAATACATTCCGGTATACCAAAAATAA
- a CDS encoding protein translocase subunit SecDF yields the protein MSKSVKYRLIAVLIVLALWMMESTPLKNQDLFAHIRKQAENSLATKLNDTEAKKLDEQLSELIVEANEDNTGDKARELRELRKVRNQYISNEEAETFKKIVDNAEADVKAGKKKAEDSPVPMNPSEALLHNTRTENIRLFKFFGMPSFSNKKVVSRLQGEVSGRLKLGIDLKGGVEFIVAFDPDELKPEDGEAIEVRDKIVEVLKKRIDSKGVAEAEIRPFSDNTVLVRVPVVNDAERNAVASLITRQAELQFRALHETRPNGPKQPEDIGYELVYSKADESGRPPEVLLLKVEPEMTGKDIVKTSYGQDPDGGGWVVSKTFNQEGAKDFGEVTERFVQKRLAIVLDGVCYSAPRIQAVINGGTAQIDGMDSIEEAAELALVLQSGSLPVKINIDGESRTDATLGESSIKSGVMMTIIGVLGVMLFMMWWYKLPGLFAAIGLVINLVLLATSMMIYGATFTLPGIAGIALTLGMAVDSNVLIFERIREELSTGRIADNATREGFARAFTAIFDANLTTFISALILYNFGTGPIQGFAITLSIGIITTMFTAIFVSRIFFDWMNNGERGDKKVISGLGTSKKWNINFWKNRKKAFLLSTILCGVSIVTLVTKGTDALSVDFTGGTALSYQVEGEAPDQEKIAAALSSELKVKSPRIAYKTAVGAEGKSLELVFKDLPGEDADTFAKKVDALLNKIGSETGATFVNNGGESIGGLVGEQFKSKALSAMLWVMVAIFIYITFRFESVFAIGAIAALAHDALIAVGIFVLLGNQISLPIIGAVLTIMGYSLNDTIVVYDRIREKSGDIKKKSIFEIVNTAINDMLGRTIITSLTTLFVVIVLCLGGGVQEFATVLTIGIGVGTFSSIYVAAPIVCNRMATQLERISAERDERDIKRQNDQTVFQEEA from the coding sequence ATGTCAAAATCAGTTAAATACCGCTTGATTGCGGTTCTCATCGTTCTCGCATTATGGATGATGGAATCAACACCACTTAAAAACCAAGACTTATTTGCGCACATTCGCAAGCAAGCTGAGAATTCATTAGCAACCAAGCTTAATGATACTGAAGCCAAGAAACTCGATGAGCAACTGAGTGAACTCATTGTTGAGGCAAATGAAGATAATACTGGCGATAAAGCTCGTGAACTTAGAGAACTCAGAAAAGTTAGAAATCAATATATTTCGAATGAAGAAGCTGAGACTTTCAAGAAAATCGTAGATAATGCAGAAGCAGATGTAAAAGCCGGCAAAAAGAAAGCTGAAGACTCACCAGTGCCAATGAATCCTTCTGAAGCTCTTCTTCACAACACGAGAACGGAAAATATTCGTCTCTTTAAGTTCTTTGGAATGCCTAGCTTTTCGAACAAAAAAGTTGTCAGTCGTTTACAGGGTGAAGTTTCTGGTCGCTTGAAGCTCGGTATCGACCTTAAGGGTGGTGTTGAATTTATCGTGGCCTTCGATCCAGATGAACTTAAGCCTGAAGATGGCGAAGCTATTGAAGTGCGTGACAAAATCGTTGAAGTTCTAAAGAAACGTATTGATAGCAAGGGTGTTGCGGAAGCTGAGATTCGTCCTTTCTCTGATAATACCGTTCTCGTACGTGTTCCAGTCGTTAATGATGCGGAAAGAAATGCCGTTGCTTCTTTAATCACTCGTCAAGCTGAATTACAGTTCCGTGCTCTCCATGAAACACGTCCCAATGGTCCTAAGCAACCAGAAGATATCGGCTATGAATTAGTTTACAGTAAAGCCGATGAGTCTGGAAGACCTCCAGAAGTTCTCCTTCTTAAAGTTGAGCCAGAAATGACTGGTAAAGACATTGTCAAAACTTCTTACGGTCAAGACCCCGATGGTGGTGGTTGGGTAGTAAGCAAAACTTTCAACCAAGAAGGTGCTAAAGATTTTGGTGAAGTCACAGAAAGATTTGTTCAAAAGCGTTTAGCGATTGTCCTTGATGGCGTTTGCTACAGTGCTCCTAGAATTCAAGCCGTTATCAATGGTGGTACAGCTCAGATTGACGGTATGGACAGTATCGAAGAAGCGGCTGAATTAGCTCTCGTTCTTCAATCAGGTTCACTCCCAGTCAAAATCAATATCGATGGTGAATCACGTACTGATGCAACATTAGGCGAAAGCTCAATTAAGAGTGGTGTGATGATGACCATCATTGGTGTCCTTGGTGTGATGCTCTTTATGATGTGGTGGTATAAGCTCCCAGGTCTTTTCGCAGCAATCGGACTCGTAATCAACCTCGTTTTACTTGCCACTTCTATGATGATCTACGGTGCTACTTTTACGCTTCCAGGTATTGCGGGTATCGCATTAACACTCGGTATGGCTGTTGACTCCAATGTACTGATTTTTGAACGTATTCGTGAAGAACTTTCCACAGGTAGAATTGCGGATAACGCAACTCGCGAGGGTTTTGCTCGTGCGTTTACAGCTATTTTTGATGCGAACTTAACAACTTTTATCTCGGCACTTATCCTCTACAACTTTGGTACAGGTCCGATTCAAGGTTTCGCAATTACGCTCTCAATCGGTATTATCACAACCATGTTCACAGCGATTTTTGTCTCGCGCATTTTCTTCGACTGGATGAATAATGGTGAGCGCGGTGATAAGAAAGTTATTTCAGGTTTAGGTACATCTAAGAAATGGAACATCAACTTCTGGAAAAACCGTAAAAAAGCTTTCCTCCTTTCAACCATTCTTTGTGGTGTTTCTATCGTAACTTTAGTCACAAAAGGTACTGACGCGCTAAGTGTGGACTTCACTGGTGGTACAGCACTTTCCTATCAAGTAGAAGGAGAAGCTCCTGATCAAGAAAAGATTGCAGCGGCATTAAGTAGCGAACTCAAAGTGAAAAGTCCCCGTATTGCTTATAAAACGGCAGTGGGTGCTGAAGGCAAGAGTTTAGAGCTTGTATTCAAAGATCTCCCTGGTGAAGATGCCGACACTTTTGCTAAGAAAGTGGATGCTCTTCTCAACAAGATCGGTTCTGAAACAGGTGCAACATTTGTCAATAATGGCGGTGAAAGCATCGGTGGTCTCGTTGGGGAGCAGTTCAAGAGTAAAGCTCTTAGCGCCATGCTTTGGGTAATGGTTGCGATCTTTATCTACATTACTTTCCGTTTCGAGAGTGTGTTTGCGATTGGCGCAATTGCGGCCCTGGCACACGATGCCTTGATTGCTGTGGGTATCTTTGTTCTTCTCGGCAATCAAATTTCACTCCCAATTATTGGTGCGGTATTAACGATTATGGGTTACTCGCTGAATGATACGATTGTTGTTTATGACCGTATCCGTGAGAAATCTGGCGACATCAAGAAGAAGTCAATTTTCGAAATCGTGAATACGGCAATTAATGATATGCTCGGTCGTACAATTATTACTTCACTCACAACTTTATTTGTTGTTATCGTGCTTTGCTTAGGTGGCGGTGTACAAGAATTCGCCACTGTTCTTACAATCGGTATTGGTGTAGGTACTTTCTCCTCAATCTACGTAGCAGCGCCAATTGTTTGCAACCGTATGGCAACTCAACTTGAACGTATTTCTGCAGAGCGTGATGAGCGTGATATTAAGCGTCAAAACGATCAAACAGTATTCCAGGAAGAAGCCTAG
- a CDS encoding discoidin domain-containing protein, with translation MKLYAILLAFLFNAHVLLAAEVTVTVSSKERDIQTFDGGKVFDGQMQSRWSSEFADKQFLKIVLPKALPIKTIEVIWENSYAKHYKVKISEDKKGWNLIHNNKNKESNSSDLIQIKKDKNTRYINLEFIKRATPYGFSIFEIKLNGKILKNFLKEHGIEDYELISIVEGKDQNSNKETQKETKPKSPSPKKESAPIKINKEDKLIYI, from the coding sequence ATGAAACTTTACGCAATACTTTTGGCCTTTCTCTTCAATGCGCATGTATTACTTGCGGCAGAGGTGACTGTGACAGTAAGTTCAAAAGAAAGAGATATACAAACTTTTGATGGTGGAAAGGTTTTTGATGGACAAATGCAGAGTCGCTGGAGTTCTGAGTTTGCTGATAAGCAGTTTCTGAAAATCGTACTTCCTAAAGCGCTCCCTATTAAGACAATTGAGGTGATCTGGGAAAATTCTTACGCCAAGCATTATAAAGTCAAGATAAGTGAAGATAAAAAGGGCTGGAACTTGATTCATAACAATAAGAATAAAGAAAGTAATTCGTCAGATCTGATACAAATCAAAAAAGATAAAAATACCCGCTATATCAATTTAGAATTTATTAAAAGAGCAACACCTTATGGCTTCTCAATATTTGAAATAAAGCTCAATGGCAAAATCTTAAAAAACTTTTTAAAAGAGCATGGGATTGAAGACTATGAGCTCATTTCTATAGTCGAAGGAAAGGATCAAAACTCTAATAAAGAAACACAAAAAGAGACTAAACCGAAAAGTCCAAGTCCTAAGAAAGAGAGTGCTCCTATAAAAATAAATAAGGAAGATAAGCTCATCTATATTTAA
- a CDS encoding WXG100 family type VII secretion target, producing the protein MAKASIDPSQVRAFAAELKNFNQELQNRMLSLRGRYKALSETWQDQEHARFAEEFERAMKSLKKFVECSNDQAPLLIRKADKIDEYLKQR; encoded by the coding sequence ATGGCTAAAGCTTCAATTGACCCCTCACAAGTACGCGCCTTTGCCGCCGAACTTAAAAATTTTAATCAAGAATTACAAAATCGTATGCTCTCACTCAGGGGACGTTACAAAGCCCTTAGTGAAACTTGGCAAGACCAAGAACACGCTCGTTTTGCCGAGGAATTTGAGCGCGCCATGAAAAGCTTAAAAAAATTCGTCGAATGCTCCAACGACCAAGCTCCACTTCTCATTCGAAAAGCTGACAAAATTGATGAATACTTAAAACAAAGGTAA
- a CDS encoding aldose epimerase family protein, whose product MSISTENFSSIQLFTLKNEQGTTVKITNYGAIITSIITADRDGNFADIALGHNSLDEYLTAVDKPYFGSTAGPFANRIAKGQFTLNGKTYQLAINNGENHLHGGNIGLDKVVWKAEELSGEEFTGLQLTYTSADGEENYPGEVNITVEYKLWDNNDLEISYHATSDQDTPINLTNHSYFNLKGEGNGDVLDHLVFINADHYTPTDATAIPTGEIAPVANTPFDFTKTKTISPDITANHEQIKFGNGFDHNFVLNKNEDEKMSLAASVYEESTGRYMEVFTEEPGIQFYTGNFLDGRLASKGGKNYVQRGGLCLETQHFPDSPNQAHFPSTILKVGEVYSSKTIYSFSSK is encoded by the coding sequence ATGAGTATTTCTACAGAAAACTTCAGCTCTATTCAACTCTTCACTTTAAAAAACGAACAAGGCACCACGGTGAAAATCACTAATTATGGAGCGATCATCACCTCTATTATCACTGCAGACCGCGATGGTAATTTTGCGGACATCGCACTTGGTCACAATAGCCTTGACGAATACCTGACGGCAGTCGACAAACCTTACTTTGGTTCCACGGCAGGCCCCTTTGCCAATCGCATTGCCAAAGGTCAATTCACTCTCAATGGCAAGACTTATCAATTGGCAATCAACAATGGCGAAAACCACCTCCATGGTGGCAATATCGGTTTAGATAAAGTTGTATGGAAAGCGGAAGAACTTTCCGGTGAGGAATTCACCGGACTTCAACTCACTTATACTTCAGCTGATGGCGAAGAAAACTACCCTGGCGAAGTCAACATCACTGTGGAATATAAACTCTGGGATAACAACGACCTTGAAATTAGCTATCACGCCACAAGTGATCAAGACACGCCTATCAATCTCACCAACCATTCCTACTTCAACTTAAAAGGCGAAGGCAATGGTGATGTTTTAGATCACCTCGTGTTCATCAATGCGGATCATTACACTCCCACTGATGCTACAGCGATTCCCACAGGCGAAATTGCCCCCGTTGCGAATACTCCTTTTGATTTCACCAAAACAAAGACAATTTCTCCTGATATCACGGCCAATCACGAACAAATTAAATTTGGCAATGGTTTTGATCACAACTTTGTTCTCAACAAAAATGAAGATGAAAAGATGAGCCTTGCTGCTTCTGTTTATGAAGAAAGCACAGGTCGTTACATGGAAGTCTTCACTGAAGAACCCGGAATACAATTTTACACAGGTAATTTCTTAGATGGGCGCTTGGCGAGCAAAGGTGGTAAAAACTATGTTCAACGCGGTGGATTATGCTTGGAAACTCAACACTTCCCCGACTCACCTAATCAAGCCCACTTCCCCTCAACAATCCTTAAAGTTGGCGAAGTCTACTCAAGTAAAACAATCTATTCTTTCAGTAGCAAGTAA
- the yajC gene encoding preprotein translocase subunit YajC has protein sequence MNLDLLAAQAQRQGGPAEMIKTIAIFVVFYAIFYVIILRPQKKKVQAHKDRVASLVKDDEVILEGGIYGSVRAIEDGVLQVEIAEKTIVKVDQNAVRSVVSEDAKK, from the coding sequence ATGAACTTAGATTTATTAGCTGCTCAAGCTCAAAGGCAGGGTGGCCCCGCTGAAATGATTAAGACTATTGCAATTTTTGTAGTCTTTTACGCGATTTTTTACGTTATAATTCTTCGTCCCCAGAAGAAGAAAGTGCAGGCTCACAAAGATCGTGTTGCATCTTTAGTTAAGGATGACGAAGTTATTCTTGAAGGCGGAATTTATGGTTCAGTCAGAGCCATTGAAGATGGCGTTCTGCAAGTTGAGATTGCAGAAAAGACTATCGTTAAAGTAGATCAAAACGCAGTTCGCTCAGTTGTCAGCGAAGACGCTAAGAAATAA
- a CDS encoding FtsK/SpoIIIE domain-containing protein: protein MIFPLTPEKLKQLLVELNRQLNNAIIEIAKLKDNYQQDLDKRSLVFKNRKAHLKKVHKDEYTKIEAQFRDQILDIKRKQQSEVHQIQSALQKEEAIIQKKFNEIGDVDRKLMADALGDHREVCDQEILKAEEIFTERQNNLNQLNISIDLNTLFLKKHGRINSARDLDIALDDLIDQEIEFDLESTKNELSYDDVYNKIKSIYTSINQLQTNIENKFIFKLFKIIRPYIIYAILIILHIPAFLFAYNYKPDFLPISYTVNSFVINIFIITTLLIIRSVLIAKSISNLQKDHSQILPLLEFSIELAALERLRVINRHKNTFLQIQNREGNKLEEKLRLIEIDQLVEMDKVSKNYFEKIHNVESIGNTALELVLQERQELWDRISVKTDEQIRHLVEAHEVSQAAFVESSEKNIEQQSILINKNLNKSCSDLQDSIKENERYKEVLFPSFEKAQASWDPLEEFHNQIAFSSMDVSLHEQIKYPENPNIQAQIPEFINIPNILELPSNGSIFIDASKSRRPRGIRLLQKTLLRILLTIPPGKARFNFIDPLSLGENFAAFMHLNDYQKSLTGGKISTKVGPIEQVLNDLNDHLEKIIQKYLRNEFSNICKYNLAAGEIAEPFRFLTIADFPFNFSEDAVKRLITIAQNGARCGVYLIIHHNTEYPIPGGLRIDEIKNHCIFLEPIEDTFEWEKSPFNQKQLTIEEAPSPELMNELIKKVGAASTSSTLVKIPFSKIQEPSPWKANTNNSLSIAIGLTGTRQQEIQFGQGTAQHCLLAGKTGSGKSNLLHIIITNMSIKYSPKELQFYLIDFKKGVEFKVYANEKLPHARAIAIESDREFGLSVLRKIDEELKERGDKFRQINAQHISQFRDNSTELMPRLLLVIDEFQEFFTEDDALAKDAILLLDRIVRQGRAFGVHVLLGSQTLGGTQTLPKSTMGQMGIRIALQCNESDSYLIFNENNNAARLLSRPGEAIINNQSGLPEYNSPFQTAWLSERKHRAELVKLRNKETGHPFIFEGNIPAQLESSKEYLESTNYEEFFIGEPCAIEPSQKINFTKSPSQNALILTNNKEMSLGILMNAFTKACKQNHESQFFLLNGSQGDVQSQSYFDLLEGIIKVVLPDKVEKLIEELHNTLLNRQDNNEDSALYVFAADLQRFRKLQKKEDFSWDETEKSSADKLEELIQQGPEHNIHFIIHCDTFSSYQRILSNKLLQDFDIRLLSQMSQTDSLACIDNSEASKLELHTALLYQDHNGLLKKFRPYALPSVAFYQEQMSS, encoded by the coding sequence GTGATTTTCCCCTTAACACCAGAAAAACTTAAACAACTATTAGTTGAACTCAATCGTCAACTCAACAATGCTATAATCGAAATTGCTAAGCTCAAGGATAATTATCAACAGGATTTAGATAAACGATCTCTAGTTTTCAAAAATAGAAAAGCTCATCTCAAAAAAGTTCACAAAGATGAATACACTAAAATTGAGGCCCAGTTTAGAGACCAAATTTTAGATATAAAAAGAAAACAGCAGAGCGAAGTTCATCAAATCCAAAGCGCACTTCAAAAAGAAGAAGCAATCATTCAAAAGAAATTTAATGAAATTGGCGATGTTGATAGGAAGCTAATGGCTGATGCTCTTGGAGATCACCGAGAAGTTTGTGATCAAGAAATCCTTAAAGCAGAAGAGATATTTACTGAAAGGCAAAATAATTTAAATCAACTAAATATTTCAATTGATCTAAACACACTATTCCTAAAAAAGCATGGCCGCATAAATAGCGCCCGTGATCTTGATATTGCACTCGACGACTTGATCGACCAAGAAATTGAATTTGATTTAGAGTCAACAAAAAATGAATTGAGCTATGATGATGTATATAACAAAATCAAATCCATTTATACATCAATCAATCAATTACAAACCAATATTGAAAACAAGTTTATTTTCAAACTCTTCAAGATAATTCGTCCCTACATAATCTATGCAATTTTAATCATCCTTCATATACCTGCCTTCCTGTTTGCCTACAATTATAAGCCTGATTTCCTGCCGATTTCTTACACGGTTAACTCCTTTGTAATAAATATATTTATTATCACCACTTTACTCATTATTCGTAGCGTACTCATTGCCAAATCTATTAGCAATTTACAAAAAGATCATTCTCAAATACTCCCCCTTTTGGAATTCTCCATTGAACTTGCTGCACTCGAAAGATTGCGAGTTATTAATCGCCATAAAAACACATTCTTGCAAATACAGAATCGAGAAGGTAATAAACTAGAAGAGAAATTGAGATTGATTGAAATCGACCAACTTGTCGAAATGGATAAAGTTTCTAAAAATTATTTTGAAAAAATTCATAATGTTGAATCCATAGGAAACACCGCACTTGAACTCGTACTCCAAGAAAGACAGGAATTATGGGATCGAATTAGTGTAAAAACCGACGAACAGATCAGGCATTTAGTTGAAGCTCATGAAGTAAGCCAAGCAGCTTTTGTCGAGTCATCTGAAAAAAATATTGAACAACAATCAATACTAATAAATAAAAACTTAAATAAATCATGTAGTGATTTACAAGATAGCATCAAGGAAAATGAAAGATATAAAGAAGTACTTTTCCCAAGTTTTGAAAAAGCTCAGGCAAGCTGGGACCCCCTAGAGGAGTTTCATAATCAAATCGCATTCTCATCAATGGATGTATCTTTACATGAACAAATTAAATATCCTGAAAACCCAAACATCCAAGCTCAAATACCCGAATTTATCAACATCCCAAATATCCTCGAACTTCCAAGTAACGGTTCAATATTTATAGATGCTAGCAAATCAAGAAGACCACGAGGCATAAGACTTTTACAAAAAACCCTTTTGAGGATCCTGCTAACTATCCCTCCTGGCAAAGCGCGATTCAATTTCATTGACCCCTTATCTTTAGGTGAAAACTTTGCAGCTTTCATGCATTTGAATGACTACCAAAAAAGCCTAACCGGTGGTAAAATAAGTACTAAGGTTGGCCCCATAGAGCAAGTATTGAACGACTTAAATGACCACCTAGAAAAAATCATCCAAAAATACCTTCGCAATGAGTTTTCCAATATTTGTAAATACAATCTTGCAGCTGGAGAGATAGCTGAACCCTTCCGCTTTTTAACCATAGCAGATTTTCCTTTCAATTTTTCCGAAGATGCAGTCAAAAGACTTATCACCATAGCACAAAATGGTGCCAGATGTGGAGTTTACCTGATTATTCATCACAATACCGAGTACCCAATACCTGGTGGTTTAAGAATTGATGAAATAAAAAATCATTGCATATTTTTAGAACCTATAGAAGATACTTTTGAGTGGGAAAAATCCCCCTTCAATCAAAAGCAATTAACTATTGAAGAAGCGCCTTCCCCTGAACTCATGAATGAACTCATCAAGAAAGTAGGCGCAGCCTCTACATCATCTACTTTAGTGAAGATCCCATTTTCAAAAATCCAAGAACCATCACCGTGGAAAGCCAACACAAACAATTCACTCTCAATTGCAATTGGTTTAACTGGGACTCGCCAACAAGAAATTCAATTTGGTCAAGGCACTGCACAACATTGCCTTTTGGCAGGAAAAACAGGCTCTGGCAAATCTAATCTTCTGCATATAATTATCACCAATATGTCCATCAAATATTCTCCTAAAGAACTTCAATTTTATTTAATAGATTTCAAAAAAGGTGTGGAGTTCAAGGTATATGCCAATGAAAAACTCCCCCATGCTCGCGCCATTGCTATTGAGTCTGATCGCGAATTTGGGCTTAGTGTCCTTCGAAAAATTGATGAAGAGCTTAAAGAAAGAGGTGACAAATTCCGTCAAATCAACGCTCAACACATTAGTCAATTTCGAGATAACTCTACCGAGTTAATGCCACGTTTATTATTGGTAATCGATGAGTTCCAAGAGTTTTTCACTGAAGATGATGCCCTTGCTAAAGACGCAATCTTATTGCTAGACAGAATCGTTCGCCAAGGTCGAGCCTTTGGTGTTCATGTATTACTTGGGTCACAAACTTTAGGTGGCACACAAACACTCCCTAAATCCACTATGGGACAAATGGGCATTCGTATTGCCTTACAATGTAACGAGAGTGACTCTTATCTCATCTTTAATGAAAATAATAATGCTGCACGCCTACTCTCACGTCCAGGTGAAGCCATAATAAATAACCAGTCAGGCCTACCAGAATATAACTCACCTTTCCAAACAGCTTGGCTAAGTGAGAGAAAGCATCGCGCCGAATTAGTAAAATTACGCAATAAAGAAACGGGGCATCCATTTATTTTTGAAGGAAACATCCCAGCACAATTAGAAAGCTCAAAAGAATATTTAGAAAGTACCAATTATGAAGAATTTTTTATTGGCGAACCCTGTGCTATTGAACCTAGTCAAAAAATAAATTTCACTAAATCACCGAGTCAAAACGCGCTCATCCTAACAAATAATAAAGAAATGAGCCTAGGCATTTTGATGAACGCTTTCACAAAAGCTTGCAAACAAAACCATGAGTCTCAATTCTTCCTTCTCAACGGCTCTCAAGGTGACGTTCAATCACAAAGTTATTTTGATTTGCTGGAAGGAATAATAAAGGTTGTTTTGCCAGACAAAGTAGAAAAACTCATTGAAGAACTCCATAATACACTTCTTAATAGGCAAGATAATAATGAAGATTCGGCACTTTACGTTTTTGCGGCTGACTTACAACGATTCAGAAAACTCCAGAAAAAAGAAGACTTTTCTTGGGACGAAACTGAAAAATCTAGTGCCGATAAATTAGAAGAATTAATTCAACAGGGACCTGAACACAACATTCACTTTATCATTCACTGTGACACCTTCTCCAGTTATCAGCGCATTTTGAGCAATAAGCTTCTTCAAGACTTCGACATACGCCTCCTCAGTCAAATGTCTCAAACCGACTCATTAGCTTGCATTGACAATAGCGAAGCCTCGAAACTGGAACTGCACACGGCCCTACTTTACCAAGACCATAATGGCCTTTTAAAGAAATTCCGTCCCTATGCCCTTCCCTCCGTAGCATTTTATCAAGAGCAAATGAGCTCTTAA